In Bradyrhizobium sp. WD16, the genomic stretch GGGCAATCAGTTTGGCTTCCTTCTCACCGTCAAAAATCCGCGCAACCCCCGGTGTTGCGCGCTGCTTACGGCTCAATACCGCCTCGAAGCCTTCTTCCACCAGTTGCTTCCGCACTCGGTAAACCATGGAAACGCTTGTATCGAACGCCTTAATGATCCGGCTGTCACTCCAACCTTCGCCGGCTTCCGAGACATCGGCCTTCAACAATATTCGCGCCTTCAGCAGTTTTTGAGCTGCGCTCTTGCCCTTCCGTATCAGCGTTTCAAGCTGTTCGCGTTCCTCGCCGCTCAGCCGCACAACATACTTCTTTACCGAAATTTCCGTCGCAGCCATGATCCTCTCCGGCGCTCGCGTCGAGACGATCGAATCGAATCACAAATTCTCCATCCTTTCAAATTATTTGAAGCGAGCGACTAGCACTTTGATTTTGCTAGTGTCCCTATGTCTCCGAATGACCGTGCGAGCATGAGGCAAAGGGAGCGGTCATTCGGAGACAGGACACTAGGAACGGGCAAGAGCGCCGCGAAGGCGCTTGCGCCGCCGTGCCGGCAGGTTCTTCCGAAGCCACGACGTCAGGTCGATCTCCCGCACCAGCCGGGCGCCGCCCGGCCGCGACTCCATCACCAGTTCGCGATCGTGAAAGGCCTCGAGCTCCGGCCGATGGCCGATACTGATCAGAGTCGTCCTGGGCAGTCGCTCGGTAACCAGTTTCATCATCTGCGCCTGGCTCGCCTGGTCGAGCGCGGAGGTCGCCTCGTCGAGCACGGCGATGGATGGACGATGAATCAGCAGGCGCACAAAGGAGAGGCGCTGCTTCTCACCGCCCGAAAGGACGTGGTCCCAGGCGAACTCCGTTTCGTCGAGGCGGCTGCGCAGCTGGCCGAGCCCCACGGCTTCGAGCAATTCCTGCAGTACACCGCTGTCCACCGAATCCGGCGGAGCTGGATATGTCGCGGCGCGACGCAGGGTGCCGAGCGGGATGTAGGGATGCTGCGGCAGCAGAAACATTTTCCCGACAGGCCCGAAAAGAATCTCGCCCTGTCCCCACGGCCACAATCCGGCGATGGCGCGGACCAACGTGCTCTTGCCGGTGCCGGATTCGCCGACCACCAGCACCTTCTCGCCGGGCGCAATGGTGACGTCGGTGTCGTTGACGACCGAGGTGCCGTCGTCGGTGGTGACCGAGAGGTCGCGCAGCCGCAGAGCCGCCTCCTCGGTCACGCCGCGGCTGATGTGTCCGACGCCGGTCTGCTCGGCGGCGGCCAGCACATCCAGCGACGTCATGAGCGAAGCGACGCGATGAGCCGATGCGGTCCACTCGGCGAACTGCGGATAGTTGTCGACGATCCACCCGAACGCCTTCTGCACGATGACGAAGGCCGAGGCCGCCTGCATCACCTCGCCGAGCGTGATGGAGCCATCGAGATATTTCGGCGCCGCCAGAAGCACAGGCGCCGTCCAGACGACGAGACCGCTCGCATGGGATACGGCCGCCGTCCGCATGTTCTGAAAGCACAGTTCTCGCCACTGCCGGATGACCTCCACGAACGAGAGATCGAGACCGGCGCGCTCCTCCTTCTCGCCGCCCAGCAGGGCGATGCTCTCGCCGTTCTCCCGAAGCCGCTGCAGGATGGCGCGGTATTCAGCCTCCAGCTGGTTCTTTCGCTCGGAGACCGCGATGAAGCGGCGGCCCACCAGCACCATCGCTCCGCTTCCCGCAACGGAATAGACAAGTGCGCCGATGACCAGGAAACCGGGTATGGTGATGTTGGCGCCGAACAGCGAGAAGGTGAGCGAACCGCCGATCCTCCACAGCACGATGATGAATGCCAGGGCGGACACCACCGCAATGACGAGCCCGACGGCAAAATCGATGGGCGCCAGCGTCGCGATCCGCAAGTCCTCGGCGATCCGGAACTCGGGATTCTGGTGGGCGCCACGCACGAGGTTGAGCTGGTAATAGCGATCGTGCGCCAGCCATTGATCGAGCAGCCGATCGTTCATCCACGCACGCCATCGGCGCTGGAGCGTCATCCGCAGATAGACCCCGGAGACGCCCATGAGGACGCTTCCGGTCGCGATCGGCACAAAAAATGCAGCCTGTTTGACCACCTCATTGAGGTCTTTGCGCTCGAGCGCATCGAAGAACCATCTGTTCCAGCGATTGAACACCAGGTCGACGCCGAGATTGGCAATGACGAGGAGGCCGATCGCCAGCGTCAGCCCCCACGCCACCCTTGGTCCACCGCGGCCCCAGAAGCCGGAAGCGCTCATCCAGAACCGGCGCGTCAGGCTGCGACGACGGTCGGCGAGCTGAAGTTCCGGCTCGCCCGAACCGTCGTCGCGAACCGTGCCGCCTTGATGATCGATCGCGCTCATGAGCTTCTCCGCGATAGCGAGCTTTGACGAGCTGGTTCGGCGTCGACGAAGTGGGGTCAGGGTCGATGCCGCCCGCTGCGAAACAATCTGTGACCGAGCGGGCGTCACCTCCCTGATCTTGATCAAGGGAGGCGAAAGAGAGCAAGGCTGGCGAAAGACGGCCACCAGGGGCTTGCAACCAGACGGGGACCCGCCCGGCGGTGCGCGCAGGGCGGTCGGGACCGGGGGACGTTCACCTTTGACAGGCTACCAGCCACCGCCGGCGGTGCTAAGACGGGCTCAGTGGCCACCCGCCTCCAGCAGCAGGTCTGCTGTTCGTTGAGGCTCAACCACCATCATCGCGTGGCCGCAGGCGATCTCGCGATAGCACCATTCGCCGCCCTGCCTGGCCCGTTCGCCATGAAGCGGATAGCCCATGACGGCCGTCGGCGGCCTGGTCGCAAGAACATAGGTCTTGGCGATCCCCTGATGACCCTTGCCGCGGAAATGAATGGGATCGAGCCAGCTGCGGAGCGGATGCGGGGTCGAAAGCCGATTGATCCAGGCGATGTCCTGCGGGTCGCTGACGCCGGCCCGTTCGGCGGGAAACGGCGGCAGCCAGAGGCCATCGGGCGACATGGCTCGAAACGTATCCCGCCGCCGCTCGATCTCGGCCGGCGTCAGCCCTGGAATCTGCGAAGCGAAATCGTCGCCATCGTCAGGAACGGCGGCGTCCAGATAGACGAGCCTTGAAATTCGGCTTTTGATCCGATCGGCAACGCCGGTGATCACCATGCCCGCATAGGAGTGTCCGACCAGGACGACACGCTCGCGGTTCTCCGCCTCGATCACGCGCACCACATCATCGATGTGCGTATCGAGACCAGGCACCGGGCTCACGGCACCGGCGCGCTCGCCCAAGCCACTCAGGGTTGGTGTGACGACGCGCGCACCGGCGACTTCCAAACCGGCCCGTACCCGCGCCCATATCCAGCCGCCGAGCGAGGCGCCGTGGACCAGCACGTAGCAAATCTTCGCTGTCATGATTGGATCGCGCGCCATTCAGAAATAAATCGCACCCACACGTTATTGAAGTTTGATGTGTTCCGGCGAGAGCAAGCGTCTGCCGACGAACGAGGAAATCGGTTGGCTGCTGCCCATTTGACAGCTCGCCGGACGAGCCGCGGCAAGCCGTGCATCAGGGGAGTCGGATCGTTCAGCGTGTCGGATACAGACGAGTGGAAGGCCTACGCGTTCGCCAATCGAAAGTATGTCGGTATCGATCTGGAAACAAGCGATAGGGACGACTTGCCGAATATACGTCGTCGGCTCGGCCACATCGTGGTTGGCGAAGACAATGTCGAGGTCGACTTTCTCACCAGGTGGGTCGTCAAGGAGGCCTGCCTGAAGGCGCTGGGCCTCGGGGTATGGCCATGGATCCGCAAGGTCCGGCTGTTATCCCGGCAGGGGCCCGAGGGACGCAACCCGGCGTAACGGCGTTCGAAACGTCGATTGCTCGGATCCGAATGCGCGCGGTGACCATGGAGGTCGGGCCATGCCTGCTCGGAATTGCCTTTACAAGCAGCATCGAGCTCGCCGCGATTCGACTGCATCACGATGGCGCGGTCGCCGTCATCGAAAGCGTGTAGCTGTGCGGCAGCTCCTGAGCCGGACTGATGAAATCGCATCAGGGAGGCGCAGTCGTGATCAGGTCTTCTTGCCTCGATGTTGCAGCGCCGGCAGCTCCGCCTTGGGGGATCGCCGCGGTTTTTCCCGCAAGGGACCACCGGCAGGCGCAGGCCGCGGCGCTGAGCCTGCGCCTCCGGATTGCGATAGCAGTTCTTCGAGGCGCCTGGCTTCAGCCTGCAAGGACGGGACCAGGATGCGCTGTCGCGCGTCGTCCAGCCGCTGCTCCACCGCGGCGAGCGACAGGGCGCCGACCACATGCCCGTCGCCATCCCTGACTGGAACCCCAATTCCCCCGATCCCTGCATGAGCAGGCCGGGGTTGAGCGCGTAGCTGCGCTTTCGGGTTTGCTCAATCAGACTACGCAGCAGGCGGGACGAGAAGTTCGGATATTGCTCGGCAATGAGGCTGGCGTTCGCGCGGAGGATGGTGTCGATTTCATCGTCGTCGAGTGCAGACAGCAAGGCGAGGCTGCCGGCGCCCAACGGATGGCGGTCGCCGACCTTGAACCCGTCAGAAACTGAAGCGCTGTCCTCCGCAGGCACGCTCGGATTCAGTCACCGGTCTTTGAAAGATCCGATAGCGGAAGGCAGCACCGCGGCTTTCGGCCCGGGGGATACTGATCACATTCGCCATGGCGCACCGCGCCGGGTGATGATGAGAACTATGTCTACGCTGTAGCCCTCACTTTGGGTCGAATGTAACGCCCGCGCAATCGATCGCGTCGGAAGCCGGCGCGGCCACCCGCTGGGGTGTTGTGCAAATGGCGGCGACTCGATTGAATACGTAAACGTCATGCCCTTTCGGGAGACGCTCTGACGGCTTCGAGATAAGCTTTGCACATCATGACAAGCTGACCTTGGACGGCACGGTCGCCGGCCTTGGTCAGATTGCGCTCGAAGACGTTGCGGACAGTGCCGAAGATCGTTGCAAGCAGCGTCAGGGTGACGGTCGGCAGTTCCGCGAATGTTGCGTCTGACGCGCTTGCCAACATGGCGGCCGTCGCCGCGTCGACACGCGCGGCGAACGCCTCGATCAGAGCCTCGTTGTCGAGTTCGACGACCGACCGGTAGAGGGCTCGCGTGATATCGGGACGCTCCGTCTTGGCGTCCCAATAGGTCGTCACCAGCGCCTCGATCATCTGGCTGATGGGGGCTCCTGTCTGCGACCGGCAGGCGGCCTCGATTTTCCGCGCCAACGTGTCGAGGTAGCGATCGTTCAGCGCGTAGAACAGCGCCTGCTTGTGTGGGAAATACTGGTACATGGTGCCAACCGAGACGCCTGCTCGTTCCGCGACGCGCGTCGTCGTCAGCCGATGGGGTCCATCGGTCACCAAAACCTGAATGGTTGCCTCGAACACGGCGGCCAGCGTTGCCATCGCACGCGCCTGACGCGGGATTTTGCGCGGTTTTAGATGGGCTGGCTCCCCCGAAGTCATACGCGAATCCCCAAACTGAATGA encodes the following:
- a CDS encoding ABC transporter ATP-binding protein/permease codes for the protein MSAIDHQGGTVRDDGSGEPELQLADRRRSLTRRFWMSASGFWGRGGPRVAWGLTLAIGLLVIANLGVDLVFNRWNRWFFDALERKDLNEVVKQAAFFVPIATGSVLMGVSGVYLRMTLQRRWRAWMNDRLLDQWLAHDRYYQLNLVRGAHQNPEFRIAEDLRIATLAPIDFAVGLVIAVVSALAFIIVLWRIGGSLTFSLFGANITIPGFLVIGALVYSVAGSGAMVLVGRRFIAVSERKNQLEAEYRAILQRLRENGESIALLGGEKEERAGLDLSFVEVIRQWRELCFQNMRTAAVSHASGLVVWTAPVLLAAPKYLDGSITLGEVMQAASAFVIVQKAFGWIVDNYPQFAEWTASAHRVASLMTSLDVLAAAEQTGVGHISRGVTEEAALRLRDLSVTTDDGTSVVNDTDVTIAPGEKVLVVGESGTGKSTLVRAIAGLWPWGQGEILFGPVGKMFLLPQHPYIPLGTLRRAATYPAPPDSVDSGVLQELLEAVGLGQLRSRLDETEFAWDHVLSGGEKQRLSFVRLLIHRPSIAVLDEATSALDQASQAQMMKLVTERLPRTTLISIGHRPELEAFHDRELVMESRPGGARLVREIDLTSWLRKNLPARRRKRLRGALARS
- a CDS encoding alpha/beta fold hydrolase yields the protein MTAKICYVLVHGASLGGWIWARVRAGLEVAGARVVTPTLSGLGERAGAVSPVPGLDTHIDDVVRVIEAENRERVVLVGHSYAGMVITGVADRIKSRISRLVYLDAAVPDDGDDFASQIPGLTPAEIERRRDTFRAMSPDGLWLPPFPAERAGVSDPQDIAWINRLSTPHPLRSWLDPIHFRGKGHQGIAKTYVLATRPPTAVMGYPLHGERARQGGEWCYREIACGHAMMVVEPQRTADLLLEAGGH
- a CDS encoding TetR/AcrR family transcriptional regulator, whose translation is MATLAAVFEATIQVLVTDGPHRLTTTRVAERAGVSVGTMYQYFPHKQALFYALNDRYLDTLARKIEAACRSQTGAPISQMIEALVTTYWDAKTERPDITRALYRSVVELDNEALIEAFAARVDAATAAMLASASDATFAELPTVTLTLLATIFGTVRNVFERNLTKAGDRAVQGQLVMMCKAYLEAVRASPERA